A segment of the Cohnella algarum genome:
CAAATCGAGGCCGTCGATATCAATTCTGGAAGCTTCAATGCGGTGCGCAAGCTTGCCGCGTTTTCGGGAAATCCGTTTGCGGCGCCGCAGATCAAGCCTGTTATTGCCGACGGACGCAGTTATATTCGGCAAACGGAAAATCAGTACGATTTAATTTTTTTGTCGCTGGTCAAGAAAGCGTCGGAGAATGGCATGGCGCTGGCTCTAATGGAAAATTATCTTTTCACGCAGGAAGCCATTGGCGAATATTTGTCAAAATTGAAACCGGGCGGCAGATTGGCCTTTTTGCTGCATGAAGAGAACGAATTGGCCAAAGTGGTGACGGCAACCGAGAGGGTGCTGGAAGAGAGCGGAGTTGCGGAAACAGAATGGAGCCGACGCATGGCGGTCATCGGCACTTACCAGCATTTGGGCCACCCAGTCTGGGGGATGGGCGGAAGCCGAATCACACGTCCTCTTCTCTTGATCGGCAAGGAACCACTGTCGGTACAGTCTGCCCGGGAGTTGACCGTGGCCGCACGGAACATGGGACAGATCCCGATTCATGTTCCCTATGTATACGACAATTACACATATTTGATGAAGGAGGTCATCCAATCGGAAGACGGTTTGTCCTCAAACAGGGACGACAAACCCTTTTTTTATAACCGGTCGGACAGCGCTCCGCTTTCCCTGATTTGGTCGCTGATTGTTGTTTTGGCGATTACCCTGTTATTGGTGCGGACAACAAGATATCCTTATGGCAGGGCTGTATATTTTTCGGGTATCGCGATCGGGTTTATGGCCCTCGAAACCACCCTCGTTCAAAGGTTAGTTCTACCACTTGCTCATCCTGCTTTGTCCTTTGTGGTTGTTCTGGGCACCTTGCTGACAGCCGGCGGAATCGGAAGTTTACTTTCCCTTAAGTGGCAGGAGGGTCGACATGATAAAAGGTTTGCACCCTTGCTCTGGACCGCAGTCTACGGAATCGTGGCAAACATTGCCATGACCGCGTGGAGCGATGATGTTTTGCATTTGGCGCTTATCTACAAGATCCTCATGGCGATGTTGTTGCTCATTCCGCTCGGATTTTTCATGGGCATGGCCTTTCCTTACGGAATAAGCCGAAGTTCTGAACGGCACAGAGCTTTAGGTTGGGCCATTAACGGAATTATGACAGCAGCTGGATCGCTGATTTCCGTCATCTTGTCGCTTACATTCGGATTTGCAGTGACCATGGCGGCGGGGGCGGCCATTTATGGAGCTTTATATTTCCTTCAGCCGGCCCTGGGTTTTGATTTAAGCAAATAAAAACATTCATGACCCTGCCGGGTCACGGCTATGATGAAAATTTCATCGTAGTCTTTTTTCTTTTCGTGCTATACTTCACAATGAAATTGAACCGGCCAGTTCGCGGGTTTTTGCGGTGGTTCGACCCCGTAAATAAAACTGTTCGGACAACCTTGAAGCACAGGCTATCGGACTGCGAGTCCGGATAAAAAATTTTCGTTTTTTTCAGGTTGTCTTTCCGGTTCACGATTTCATGTCGGGGAGCGAGTTGCTATGCTGGAAGCCATACTTGAAAGATGTGCAGGGCTCGACGTACATCAGGAAACCGTCGTCGCTTGCATTCTCACAGGACCACTCGACCGCACACCACAGAGTGAGATCCGTACATTCGGAACCATGACAGACGAACTTATGGAACTGGGTCAATGGCTTGCCGATGAAGGTTGCACCCATGTCGCCATGGAAAGCACCGGCGTGTACTGGAAATCAGTTTGGAACGTTTTGGAGGCGTTCGACTACGACTTGATTCTCGCCAATGCCCATCACATCAAGAATCTTCCCGGACGCAAAACCGACATGAAGGACGCAGAGTGGATTGCCAAATTGCTCAGATGCGGACTTATCGAAGGAAGCTTTGTTCCCTCCGAAGACATTCGGGATCTTCGAGATCTAACCCGTTACCGCAAAAAGCTGGTGCAAGACGCCACTGCGGAGAAATATCGCATCCACAAATTACTGCAAGATGCGAACATTATGCTTACTACCCACATGTCCGATATTTTCGGCAAATCCGGACGATTGCTGCTTCAGAAGATCGTTCACGGCGAGGTCGTCACGATGGAGTTTCTGGAAAGTCACATGAAAGGAGCCCTAAAACACAAATCTCCTAAACTGCTCCAATCTTTGAACGGCCCCCTCCGTAAACACCACCGGGATATGATCCGATTTTCCTGGGATCACCTCACGTACCTGGAAAAGCAGATTGGGCTCGTAGAGCAAGATATTCGCCGTCGTATTGCAGACAAGCAAGAAGCGATTGACTTACTGACGACTATTCCTGGAGTGAACGAGCAAGCGGCATCTGTCATTCTTGCGGAGATCGGCACCGACATGACGCACTTCAAAGACGATCACCATCTTGCGGCTTGGGCAGGTGTCACTCCGGGCAATCACCAAAGCGCGGGTAAAAAAACGAATTCGAGCCCGATCCGGAAACAACCACTTAAAAACCGTGCTTTGCGAATGTGCCTGGGCGGCTTCCATGACGCGCAACACCAGACTTTCCACGCGCTACTGGAACTGGGTGAAGCGACTTGGAAAGAAAAAGGCGCTTGTCGCTTTAGGACATACCATGCTAAGAATCGTCTACCACATTTTGCTGAACAAAACGCCTTACGTTGAGCTTGGAGCTGACTATTTGGAGTGATTCCGACAGGATCGGGAAAAACGCCGCGAAGCTGATATGATTCGCCAATTGGAATCCAAAGGGTTTGTTATAACGCGCTGTATATCATGAACCTTGGTTTCATCACTCCTTGATCAAGGTCTGCCGAAGGGTAGTCCTAGGTTGTCGTGTTTTCATTTGCGTTCTTCATTACTGCGAGCAGCGAGATTTTCATAAAAAAAACTACGACTGACCAATTAACTAACAAGGATTTCCAACTCCTCTGTCGAAGTAGTAATTAGCTACTTTGACGGAGGTTTTCTCATGCCCTTACCCAAGAATCGGGTCATTCCTGAAAAAAAGATTTACTTTCGTCCAGAAATGCAGCATTGCTCTCACTGCGGAGCCAAACTCAAACGGCATCATACCGCTTGGAAAAAGAATATCATCACGCTCTCCGGTGTGATCCAAGCTTGGAGCATGGCTTACGTTTGCAGTAATATGGATTGCTCGTACCCCAGAACATATTACAAATCTGCAGAAGCCGAACTTCTGTGCATGAAACATACTTCGTACGGCTTTGACGTGCTGGCGCTCGTCGGTCAGCTTCGGTTTAAGCAACATATGACCATCGGCGAAATTACGGAAGAGCTGAATCGACGCGGAGTAGCCACGTCGGAACGCAATTCTCAGAGATTGTATGAGCGTTATCTCACCTTGCTTCGCGCAAGCGTGACGGATCACGTAAAACAAACATTACAGCAAGTCGTTTCGGACCATGGTGGCATCATGATTTCCATGGATGGAGTGCAGCCCGAGAAAGGCAATGAGACGCTCTACGTCATACGAGAAGTGTTCAGCGGTACCATCTTGGCTGCCCAAAGCCTAAAGAGTGGTTCCGCTGAAGAACTTAAAAAGCTGATCCTACCCGTTATCAAGTTGGACTTTCCCATCATAGGGATTATCACGGATGGCCAACAATCCATTCGAATGGCCATGGAATCCCTGTTGCCGAACGTACCGTACCAATATTGTCAGTACCACTATCTAAAGGATATTGCAAAGCCGGTAGTCGAATTAGACCGCAAACTCAAGACAGGAATTAAGAAAAGTCTTCGCGGTATTCGCGAAATCGAGAAGCGAATCGAGCATGACACATCAGTTGAAGCTGAGGTGGCCAAGGATTACGTAGCGGCCATTCGCTCCGTACTTCTTGAAGATGGTAATCCACCGCTCGATCTACCGGGGATAAGAGTGTATGAAAACGCAAAAGCCATTCAGGCTTCCCTCGAACGATGCCTGGATAAAAAAGGGGCCCTCGCTACTCCGGAATCTAATCAGAATTTTCAGCAAATTGAATGACTTCGAAGAACAGTATGCTGCGGTGAAGCGATGGGCGCTTCCGGTTCAGCACGTTGCCGAGATCTTGATTCCAGACATAGACAAGCGCAGTGAGACAGTTCAATTTCATATGCAGCAATTGCTGAATTGGGTTGAGCAGACATACACCAACGAAGATGACAAGTTAATGGTAGCTAATCTCATGAGCTACACACGAGGGTTCTGGAAAGGGTTATTTACGTGTTACGACTACCCGCATGTCCCCCGAACAAATAACGATCATGAGCGCTTTTTTCGACGAACAAAGACCAGGCATCGGCGGATGACCGGACTGAGAAGTTGGAACGAGTATATTCTCCGGAATGGTGAGATGGTCGTGTTTGTGGATGATGCACTTCGCCAAAATGATCTTGTGAGTAGACTACAGGCTGTCAGCTACCTTGCATTTCGAGATGAACGTCTTCGCTGATCTTCTCGATTGAGTGAAGCTACCAAACGCAGACGCTTTAGAACGAATCCCGAACAGTACCTACAAAGAGCCGAAAAAATGTACTGTATGTTAATTGGTCAGTCGTAGAAAAAAACGTTCACTTAATTGTCAACGATCTGCCATACATTCGTTTGATTTTGTGTGTTTTATAAACTACATATTGTAGTAATCAAATTTGAAAAAGAAGGGAGGGGAAAAAGTCATTGTGTTCTCGAAAGCCGGGTAGCTGATCGTCAAAGTTTGAGTAATTCATTCATAAACTTGGGAGGTATGGATATGAAAAAAAGGAAAGTTCATCTAACGCTTACAGTTCTGATTTTCGTTGCAATTGTAACCGCAGCATGCGGAAATTCGAGCAATATGGGCAACATGGATATGGGAAGTTCAACAAGCTCCAGTCCGGATTCGTCTTCAAGCGATGCATCCGGCAACCAGGTTAGCGTGGTTGCCTCGAACTGGAAGTGGGAATTGTCCAATACAACATTCAAAGTTGGAGAACAGGTAACCTTTACGATTCAAGGAGAAGAAGGCAATCATGGTTTTTTTATTGAAGGTACCGATATCGACCAGCAAATCGCCGCCGGAAATACGGAAACGGTAACGTGGACACCTGACAAAGCTGGAGAATATACGATTAGATGCAGTGTAATGTGCGGAGCCGGACATAATGACATGGTTGAAACACTCACGGTGATGGAATAATACAGGCGTCCTGCCGGCGGCAACGGCAGGCGCTAATCTCTAGCATCCCTTCAGCTTTAGTGTGTAAACTGCAACTTTCAAGAATAATTTCATGTTTAAGACTTCGTTCATATCGGAAACGATTTTATCGTATTTGGGAGTGGCAGCCGCTTACTTTGACGAATGGTGGCATGCGGATGAGAGGGTGAAGACCTTTTTCACACTGCCCCATGCCGCCATCCTTTACGCTAGTATATTTCTTAACGGATTGTTTGTGATCACCTATGTAATCATGCAATGAGTGAAAATCGGCCGTTTTGCCCCCGCGCGCATACCCGGCAATAACGGTTTGTCGTTAGCCGGGACCGGCTCACTGTTTCAGTTATGCGCAGGCTTTTTCGATATTATTTACCTTGAACTGGTCGGTTTTGACGTGAGTATTTGGAGCCCACCGCACTTGCTCGCGATATACGGAGGAGTTTTATCGGCCAAGCTGTCGGTCGAATTTTCGTTCCCTATTGCCTTCTTTGCCGCTGGTGTGATGACGGATCTTTGGATTCGGCCCGACCAGCACCCATTGTATGTCGTTTAGGAATTCGCGATAATCGTGATCGCATGCCGTAAATTGGCCAGATGGTTATTAGGTATAGGACGGGTGCCTCACAATTAATGAGGCCTTTTTTATTGAAGTCACCTCAAATGTTAAATCCCATCAACGGCATGATCGTCTCTAATCATTTGGAGTCCGAAGCTGAAGGTCGGCCACATTTGCCTTAACATCCCGAAGAAGCCTCCCCTCCGAACCCCGTACCCGGCTGTCCCCCATCAAGATCGGCCGTTTGCGGTGCAATTAAATGAATGCAGCGCCTGCCAGAATGATGATCAGCAGAATGAACAAAACCAGGGCAAAAGCTGCCCCGCCGCCATAGCCGCCATAGCCGCCATAGCCAACACCAACCCCCATCGTATATCATCCTTCATCTTTTGGGATTTGTGATGGTCTCATCACTCTGCCATGTTATGATGGGGGTGAACGTATGGATTGTACATTTGTCCTCAAGGTGCATATATCAGATAACCCTTAACTATATTCGCCCATGTTTGCAGCTAACAGAACAGGTTGCGCATCCCGATTCCACAGCTCTCTTATGGCTTCCGCCAAGATGTCAAGGGTACGATAGCTTTCTTCCAGGGTATTTTCGACTCCCCCTATTTCAATCAACGCGCTATTTCCGGACAGAGATTGATTGTATTCTCCATTTCCGGTTGACTTGTCTTTCAGATAGATTCCTTTGGACAAGTTAGGGACACGTGCATTTAAAAGATTTTGCAGCTTCTCTGCAAATTTTAAATTTTTCTTCCATTCCGGATGATTGGTGCCGACAACGAAATAGACCTGTGCATAGTCAGTTCTATTAAAAGTAACGGTGGTTTTCTCTCGAACGCTTGCGTCTCTATGAATGTCAAATAGATAACGAAGTTCTTTATGTTGGTTTAATTCGTTTGTGATGACTGCTTTTGAATACATATAGGAATTTGCATAATCAAAGTCATTGATTAGATTTGGGTAATCTTTGCGAGAATGAACGACTTCAATTCCATCTTGACTCAGTTTCTTTTTTAAATATGAACCCAGCAATGTAACGTTGATCTCGGAATCAAACGCTTGCTCCGCCTTTTTCGAGCTGTCGAGCTCCGGCAGCCAGGATTCGCGGTTATGCGTGTGATAAATGAGGATGGACGGCTGCCGGGATGCTGCGGAAACTGTATTTGTATTGGAAACTGAAAGTTTGGAATTTGGCTTCGGTTCAGGAGGGACATCAGAATTCGTTTCTTCCAGCGAAATGATTGAAACTTGGATAGACGCAGCTGCCGCCGGATTTGAACGGGTGAATTGGAAATACGTAAGCGTAACCAAAAAGGATACGACAAAGCTTGCAACAACAATTTTTTCATAATGGCGGGATTTCATAGATTCGCCTCCTTTTGTTTATATATCTATTAGATTTCGTTCTTTTATATGAGCGTTTTGCATAATTCCGTTTCTGAGAAGAAGCGATAGCATTTTCACTGTCGATAAGGGGTGATTTCCGAAAATGGTATTATATGGATGAGGAAAAGGACAGACTTGCAGAATTTTAGAACAGCTCGTTTTTTAAGCGGCAGCCCGTTTCGAATGATGAGAAACGGCGAGCGCAGATGCAAGCAGAACAATGGCATTCAAATACTGGTGAGTTGTGACTTTCTGAATGCCCCGGACATGTGCGGCGTCTGCCGTCAAATAGGTTTTCAATCGGGAGTTGCAGCGTTCTACGCTGGTTCGTTCATTGTAAAGTTCCTTCCAACGCTTTGTATCCCGATGAGGGATGCTGTATCGCCGGAGATCATCCTTCGCATTTACTTTGACGACCATTCCATAGTTTGAAGACGAGCAGGCAGCCATGCCAAGCGGACAGTCGACTTTACCCGTGGCATGCGGGCAGCGAAATTTAAGCATATCGCCGTCAGCTCCTCAGTATGTCATCGCATAACCCATGGAACAGCACGGTGTTCCGTTCGAGGTCATGCCAGCAGGCGGTTCCTTCTCCCCCCGAAGATTAAGGGGAATGATGGCTTGTGCCTTGACGTTGCGGGCGGCCTCATAAACTTTCATTTGGTCGTAGCCCGCATCGAGTATGAAAAATCGTGTGCTCGTCCTGGACGCTGTTTTCTCGATCAGGCCCGGCGCCATTTCTCCATCATTGACATGCGCCGGCGTTACTTCCAAGGCGATCGGCAATTCACTTTTCGTATCGACCGCCAGATGAATTTTGTAACCAAACCATGTGATTTTATTGCCCAAGGAATCAAATTTTGCGCCCCAGTTCGCATTACCCGTTTGCTCGCTTTTGCGTTTGGGCTGCTTTTTCTCGTAAGCGCGGAGAGCGGCGCTGTCTATGGCGACGTTACTGCCTTCTATGATACCTTCCTGCTGACAGCGTGTGACCAAATCCTCAAAAAGCCGCTTTGCCAGGCCCTTTTTCGTCAATTCCGCGAAAATTCGGCTTAATGTGGACACGGAGGGAGCTTCCCGATCCAGCGGAAGTCCACACTGATAACGAAACCGAAGATCCGTATTCAAACGATGATGCAATCCCGTAAAGGTAGCGATTCCTTCAAGCGGCGCAGCCAAGAGTGCTCGTAGAATACCTTGTCTGCAGTATCCGTCAGCGCCTCGGGGTGAACGGCTTCTCAGTTCCTTGGCATACGGTCTCAGATCGAGAGAGCTGAAGAAGATCGGCAATCGCTCCTTAGGTAGTATTTTTAAAAGTTCTTCGAAGGAAAACAGACATTCTTGGAGAATATACAAAGTGACTTCCTCCCTTGGTTGTTTTCGGGTTTGGTCACTTGAAAACTTCTCCAAGTTGGGGTGAAGTCCCTTTTTTATGTCCGAAAATCCTTACGGCTCAAGGCCTCAGATTACTGCAAAACGCTCATATGTGTTAAAGAAGCTGAGCCATTGCGATGGCTCTTTTTTTTCATATCCCCATTTCGCAATTGGAACAAATTGCATCCGGTTCAAATTTGAGAGTGTGCTAGGGTATAGTTATCCGGAAATCTTCAGATTTATTCGGGGAAAATACGAGAAACATCGGAGGTTGTGCATGAAGAAAAAGGTGATTCTATTTGCAGCATTGTTGTTGTCAGTTCCAGCAGTGGGATCCGTTTCCGCCGCCAGCAACTATGAAACAGAAGTGGAGTGGGGCGTTAACTTTAGAACTGCCCCCAGCACAAGCAGCAAAGTCATCCGAATGCTTCCTAAAGGGGAAGATGTTCATGTAATCGAAAAAGTGAACAGCTATTGGTTGAAAATCGAGACGAAAGACGGCAAAACAGGCTATATTTCCGCCGATCCCAAGTATACAAACTACTCCGGCAGCCCGGACCCGAGTTCTTCCGCTCCGACAAGTGAGCCTAAACCGAAAATCATTAATTCGCCGAGCTCCTCAAAAGCGGACGCCATCATCGCAACAGCCAAGTCATTGATCGGCAAAGCCGAATATGACTACGGAACACGCGATCGCAATCGTTTAATCTTTGACTGTTCCTCTTTTACAGAATATGTTTTTGAGAAAAACGGAATTGAATTAAAATGGGGAACCAAATACCAAAAAGATGCGGGAACCTACGTCAGCAAATCGAAATTGCAAAAAGGGTGCACATCTCCAATCTGAACAGCGGATACTGGGCGGATCGTTATGTGACCGCACGCAGAGTGATCGAATAACAATCATGAAAAAAGCTGTGACCCGAGAGATGGACACTTTAATGAAAGTGCCCTCTCTCGGGTTCTTTGCATTTATACTTTTTGATTTTTAAAAATGAACCAAACAGCAGGATGCAGGTAATATAGAGGTGAAAGGAGGCAGTCACGCGTGACGGAAAACGAGCTCGTCAACCAGGCGGCCCATGGATCTGATGAGGCCTTCAATACGCTTGTCAAACCTTATCTCAAACAAGCGCACCAAACTGCCTATTTGCTTCTGCACGATTACAATCTGGCTGAGGATGCGGTACAGGAAGCATTGATTCAACTCCACCGTTCTCTTCCGAAATTCAACCCGGAAAAAGCCTCCTTCAAAACCTGGTTTAACCGGATTGTCATCCATATGAGCATGAAGCAATCAAGAAAACGTTGGTTCAACTTGGAATTTAAAGAAGCCATTCCGCAAATTTTGCGCAATCCTCCGGAGGAAAAATATGTTCTTAGCGAAGATCATGCCTTTATTTATCAATGCGTACGCAAATTGAAGCGCAAGTATTTATCGGTCATTGTTCTGCACTACTTTCAAGAGCTGTCCGTGAAAGAGGTGGCCGAAACCTTGAATATCCATGAAGGCACCGTCAAATCGAGACTCAACAAAGCCAGGAGCCTCTTGAGGACAATGATGGCTGCAAGCGGCGAAAGCGAAATCGGGAAAGGCGGGCACATATGGAATCAAAATTGAAAGAAGCGTTGCACGAAGCGGCGAATCAACATGATTTTCCTGACCATGTTGATATTCAATCCATTTTGAGACAGAAGGGGAGAAAAACGATGAAACTGAAGTCCTGGATGCTTGTTCCGGCAGCTGCCGTTCTTGCGCTTGTCGTTTATGCTGTGGCCCAAACCGGAATCGGCATCGAACCCGTTGCAATGCCGTCACCTGTCCCAACAACTTCTGCAGATCCAACCACGGCCCCCACCGTCCCCCAGACGAATCCTGATCAACCCATTTCACCTGTATCGCCCGACACTTCCTCTGCTTCCTGGCTGGACACGTTCCAATGGGGAGGCGCATCCTATGTCAAAGATTTCGGGAGTGCTCTCCGAGACGACCAAATTGGCGAGAAAGTCGGAGAAGTAAAATTCAAAGTGATCGGAAGCGGGAAAGATCCGAACTATATTTTGCAGGATGGGGACTCCACGATGCTCGATATCGGGACTGAGATTTTCCAGGTAAAGGGTAGCGACGATCTCGCGGTGAAAACCAGCGAAGGTTGGGTGTTGTATACGAAGTTAAAGTAACTCGCCGCAATACGCCGGCTCCTTGCTCGGGGCCGGCGTATTTCATTCCAGTTAAAAAGAATCAACTTTACTACTACATAGGAGTGAGTTAAAATTCGATATAATATTGCAGCTGAATCTTGCAGGAGTGATCAAGATGTGGTTTCCCTCACAAATGGGGCGGATCGCTGCGAAGCCTTTTATGCTCTTCTCGGCTCTCATGCTCATCAAGATCTATCTTGTTCGTTACTTCATCTGGGGAACCACTGAACTTTGGGCGGCGCTGCTGGCGGGACTGCCGTCGGTGTGGGTGTTTTTTTGCCTGGCGGAATGGCTCTTTGCCAAGCGGAAATTTTATGCTTACCTGGTTCTGGACTTTCTCATTTCGGCGGTATACATTGCGGTCACGATATTTTATAAATACTTTGGGGTCATACCGACCTATCAAGTGTTGAAGCAAATCGGTCAGGTATCGGAAGTCAAGGGCAGCGTGTTTTCTCTCATGCACGCTTCTTTCCTTTTTCTTTTTGCCGATATCGGTTTGTTTATCCTGTTTTTAAGTTCGAGCAGGGCGTTTCGAAAGTGGATCGAAAATGGCAAGGCCATTGCGAGAATCAGAGGAAATGGCGTTGTTTTATCCCTGTCCATCGTCCTTTCTCTTTTTAGCATGTGGTTAAACAAAGATATCGTCAATGAACTGAGGCAAGCCGAGGTCATGGATATTCTGAATTACGAAGTATTCGCTGCGGTGGCGAGCGCAAAAGAGGTACAGGGAGATCCAACAGAGGTTACACAAAAGACCATTGATGAATTGAAACATTTAGAAACCGGCGAAACGTCAACTCCTCTTCATTGGGCCCAAGCCAAAGGCAAAAATGTCATCATCATTCAGATGGAGGCGTTTCAAAATTTTCTTATTGATCTGAAGCTGGACGGAAAAGAAGTGACACCTAATATCAACAGGCTGGCAAAGGCTTCTTATTATTTTCCACGCTTCTATCAACAGGTCGGGCAGGGCAACACTTCGGATTCGGAGTTTGTGGTCAATACTTCGTTATATGTTCCCAAGCACGACGCCGCCACGATGGTTTACTCCAACAAGCAACTGCCGAGCATGCCGAAGATTTTCGGGGCAAATGGATATCAGACTGCGACCTTCCATACCAATGACGTACAGTTTTGGAATCGGAACAATTTGTATAAAGCGCTCGGCTGGCAGAAGTACTACGACGATGATTTTTTCGGAAATGACGACATTGTGATGTTTGGTGCATCCGACGAGATCCTTTATCAAAAAACAGCGCCGGAACTCTTGAAAATGCAGCAAAGCGGCAAGCCTTTTTATGTGCAAATTCTGTCCATGTCCGGTCATCATCCGTTTAATTTGCCCAAGCGAAAAAATAATATGAAGCTGCCGCAGCGGTTTGAAAACACCCTTGTTGGAGATTATATCCGGGCTCAGAATTATGCTGACAAGGCCCTGGGCCAGTTTATCGATGAGTTGAAGAGAAATGGGGTTTGGGACAACAGCGTTGTGGTTGTTTATGGG
Coding sequences within it:
- a CDS encoding class I SAM-dependent methyltransferase; the encoded protein is MMVSVVIMYVLSYQGIWFYTSISLFPFVAGGLLLASITQEQGDRIRTIYFADLAGAGAGAAASIPLMNMMGPVETLSLISALLFFISFVLALHTIRRPYQAMAWIVMVLLVYNAVRPFAEWIPFRAYMTSPSNIMASESGAKLVFTQWDAYSRTDVYDAGDGELLYITLDGGAVSPISKYAGDLKQVDYLRSTTGFLAFQGIGKERALIIGACGGQDALAAQIAGFRQIEAVDINSGSFNAVRKLAAFSGNPFAAPQIKPVIADGRSYIRQTENQYDLIFLSLVKKASENGMALALMENYLFTQEAIGEYLSKLKPGGRLAFLLHEENELAKVVTATERVLEESGVAETEWSRRMAVIGTYQHLGHPVWGMGGSRITRPLLLIGKEPLSVQSARELTVAARNMGQIPIHVPYVYDNYTYLMKEVIQSEDGLSSNRDDKPFFYNRSDSAPLSLIWSLIVVLAITLLLVRTTRYPYGRAVYFSGIAIGFMALETTLVQRLVLPLAHPALSFVVVLGTLLTAGGIGSLLSLKWQEGRHDKRFAPLLWTAVYGIVANIAMTAWSDDVLHLALIYKILMAMLLLIPLGFFMGMAFPYGISRSSERHRALGWAINGIMTAAGSLISVILSLTFGFAVTMAAGAAIYGALYFLQPALGFDLSK
- a CDS encoding IS110 family transposase codes for the protein MLEAILERCAGLDVHQETVVACILTGPLDRTPQSEIRTFGTMTDELMELGQWLADEGCTHVAMESTGVYWKSVWNVLEAFDYDLILANAHHIKNLPGRKTDMKDAEWIAKLLRCGLIEGSFVPSEDIRDLRDLTRYRKKLVQDATAEKYRIHKLLQDANIMLTTHMSDIFGKSGRLLLQKIVHGEVVTMEFLESHMKGALKHKSPKLLQSLNGPLRKHHRDMIRFSWDHLTYLEKQIGLVEQDIRRRIADKQEAIDLLTTIPGVNEQAASVILAEIGTDMTHFKDDHHLAAWAGVTPGNHQSAGKKTNSSPIRKQPLKNRALRMCLGGFHDAQHQTFHALLELGEATWKEKGACRFRTYHAKNRLPHFAEQNALR
- a CDS encoding transposase — translated: MPLPKNRVIPEKKIYFRPEMQHCSHCGAKLKRHHTAWKKNIITLSGVIQAWSMAYVCSNMDCSYPRTYYKSAEAELLCMKHTSYGFDVLALVGQLRFKQHMTIGEITEELNRRGVATSERNSQRLYERYLTLLRASVTDHVKQTLQQVVSDHGGIMISMDGVQPEKGNETLYVIREVFSGTILAAQSLKSGSAEELKKLILPVIKLDFPIIGIITDGQQSIRMAMESLLPNVPYQYCQYHYLKDIAKPVVELDRKLKTGIKKSLRGIREIEKRIEHDTSVEAEVAKDYVAAIRSVLLEDGNPPLDLPGIRVYENAKAIQASLERCLDKKGALATPESNQNFQQIE
- a CDS encoding IS66 family transposase, which gives rise to MKTQKPFRLPSNDAWIKKGPSLLRNLIRIFSKLNDFEEQYAAVKRWALPVQHVAEILIPDIDKRSETVQFHMQQLLNWVEQTYTNEDDKLMVANLMSYTRGFWKGLFTCYDYPHVPRTNNDHERFFRRTKTRHRRMTGLRSWNEYILRNGEMVVFVDDALRQNDLVSRLQAVSYLAFRDERLR
- a CDS encoding cupredoxin domain-containing protein, producing MKKRKVHLTLTVLIFVAIVTAACGNSSNMGNMDMGSSTSSSPDSSSSDASGNQVSVVASNWKWELSNTTFKVGEQVTFTIQGEEGNHGFFIEGTDIDQQIAAGNTETVTWTPDKAGEYTIRCSVMCGAGHNDMVETLTVME
- a CDS encoding sporulation protein YjcZ: MGVGVGYGGYGGYGGGAAFALVLFILLIIILAGAAFI
- the spoIIP gene encoding stage II sporulation protein P; amino-acid sequence: MKSRHYEKIVVASFVVSFLVTLTYFQFTRSNPAAAASIQVSIISLEETNSDVPPEPKPNSKLSVSNTNTVSAASRQPSILIYHTHNRESWLPELDSSKKAEQAFDSEINVTLLGSYLKKKLSQDGIEVVHSRKDYPNLINDFDYANSYMYSKAVITNELNQHKELRYLFDIHRDASVREKTTVTFNRTDYAQVYFVVGTNHPEWKKNLKFAEKLQNLLNARVPNLSKGIYLKDKSTGNGEYNQSLSGNSALIEIGGVENTLEESYRTLDILAEAIRELWNRDAQPVLLAANMGEYS
- a CDS encoding SH3 domain-containing protein, which gives rise to MKKKVILFAALLLSVPAVGSVSAASNYETEVEWGVNFRTAPSTSSKVIRMLPKGEDVHVIEKVNSYWLKIETKDGKTGYISADPKYTNYSGSPDPSSSAPTSEPKPKIINSPSSSKADAIIATAKSLIGKAEYDYGTRDRNRLIFDCSSFTEYVFEKNGIELKWGTKYQKDAGTYVSKSKLQKGCTSPI
- a CDS encoding antiterminator Q family protein, which encodes MTENELVNQAAHGSDEAFNTLVKPYLKQAHQTAYLLLHDYNLAEDAVQEALIQLHRSLPKFNPEKASFKTWFNRIVIHMSMKQSRKRWFNLEFKEAIPQILRNPPEEKYVLSEDHAFIYQCVRKLKRKYLSVIVLHYFQELSVKEVAETLNIHEGTVKSRLNKARSLLRTMMAASGESEIGKGGHIWNQN
- a CDS encoding LTA synthase family protein, which encodes MWFPSQMGRIAAKPFMLFSALMLIKIYLVRYFIWGTTELWAALLAGLPSVWVFFCLAEWLFAKRKFYAYLVLDFLISAVYIAVTIFYKYFGVIPTYQVLKQIGQVSEVKGSVFSLMHASFLFLFADIGLFILFLSSSRAFRKWIENGKAIARIRGNGVVLSLSIVLSLFSMWLNKDIVNELRQAEVMDILNYEVFAAVASAKEVQGDPTEVTQKTIDELKHLETGETSTPLHWAQAKGKNVIIIQMEAFQNFLIDLKLDGKEVTPNINRLAKASYYFPRFYQQVGQGNTSDSEFVVNTSLYVPKHDAATMVYSNKQLPSMPKIFGANGYQTATFHTNDVQFWNRNNLYKALGWQKYYDDDFFGNDDIVMFGASDEILYQKTAPELLKMQQSGKPFYVQILSMSGHHPFNLPKRKNNMKLPQRFENTLVGDYIRAQNYADKALGQFIDELKRNGVWDNSVVVVYGDHLGLPKYTLNAREKGLMKEIYGREYDVQDMLNIPLIISAPGATPERFPQLGGQIDLFPTIANLLGISIQGQIHFGQDLLNNDTNVLPERYYLPSGSLITDNGIFVPGNGYEDGESYSFASGKTTKPAATRQQFDEALRLLRLPDSYVRNLPDRKEN